A genomic region of Pseudomonas migulae contains the following coding sequences:
- a CDS encoding sensor domain-containing diguanylate cyclase — protein sequence MNFVWTHAALGTMVIALIIVLICRERLLRKQLAEHRALIASLSERQTIYQDSDAERFKRSQYFARIGTWDWDVDTDRLYWSDAIYGMFGFKIGEVTPSYALFCTCVHPDDRVKVRAGELRCLETGENHDEEYRVIWPDGTIRWLRETGNVVKNDHDETIKMMGVVRDITEEKASASYLQHLAHFDPLTGLPNRLVLEERLSEALEQARITATRVALVFVDLNGFKAINDRYGHAAGDRVLVTTATRLKKILRSTDTVARIGGDEFVVILQGLPQGSSLQDEARSICQKIFVELSPPVAIGNDQRHIGTSLGVAVFPDHAPSMDRLIHIADLAMYEAKRSGNNQYRLGEQTLSHSRVE from the coding sequence ATGAACTTCGTCTGGACCCACGCAGCCCTAGGCACGATGGTGATTGCCCTGATCATCGTGCTGATTTGCCGCGAGCGCTTGCTGCGCAAGCAGCTGGCCGAACATCGGGCGCTGATTGCCAGCCTGTCCGAACGGCAGACTATCTACCAGGACAGCGACGCCGAACGCTTCAAGCGCAGCCAGTATTTCGCCCGTATCGGCACCTGGGACTGGGACGTCGACACTGACCGGCTCTACTGGTCTGACGCGATCTACGGCATGTTCGGCTTCAAGATCGGCGAAGTAACGCCCTCCTACGCCCTGTTCTGCACCTGCGTGCACCCGGACGACCGGGTCAAGGTGCGGGCTGGCGAGCTGCGCTGCCTGGAAACCGGCGAGAATCATGACGAGGAATACCGGGTTATCTGGCCCGACGGCACCATTCGCTGGCTGCGCGAAACCGGCAACGTGGTGAAGAACGATCACGATGAAACGATCAAGATGATGGGTGTGGTCCGCGACATCACCGAAGAAAAAGCCTCCGCCAGCTATTTGCAGCACCTGGCTCATTTCGACCCGTTGACCGGCCTGCCCAACCGGCTGGTGCTCGAGGAGCGTCTGTCCGAGGCGCTGGAACAGGCCCGAATCACCGCCACCCGAGTGGCGCTGGTGTTCGTCGACCTCAACGGTTTCAAGGCCATCAACGACCGTTACGGCCATGCCGCCGGTGACCGCGTCCTCGTCACCACCGCCACACGCCTGAAGAAAATCCTGCGCTCAACCGACACCGTCGCCCGCATCGGCGGCGACGAGTTCGTGGTCATCCTCCAGGGCCTGCCCCAAGGGAGCAGTCTGCAAGACGAAGCCCGCAGCATCTGCCAGAAGATCTTCGTCGAACTGTCACCGCCGGTGGCGATTGGCAATGACCAACGCCACATCGGCACCAGCCTGGGCGTCGCGGTGTTCCCGGACCATGCGCCGAGCATGGATCGGTTGATTCACATTGCCGATCTGGCGATGTATGAGGCCAAGCGCAGCGGGAATAATCAGTATCGGTTGGGTGAGCAGACGTTGAGCCATAGTCGGGTGGAGTGA
- a CDS encoding protealysin inhibitor emfourin: MKTLPVLGDEAVVRLSRQGGFAMLHALTRPREIEFAQCNLDQRTRICTLLEGCLPLTRESSGQGDQRFYQIEVRYRLNEQDDRLVLKVPEDQAPGELVHLWDKGEVL; the protein is encoded by the coding sequence ATGAAAACGCTGCCAGTATTGGGCGATGAAGCCGTCGTTCGTCTTTCCCGCCAGGGCGGTTTCGCGATGCTCCACGCGTTGACCCGCCCTCGTGAAATCGAGTTCGCGCAGTGCAATCTCGATCAGCGCACGCGTATTTGCACGTTGCTGGAGGGTTGCCTGCCACTGACCCGCGAGTCTTCCGGTCAGGGCGATCAGCGCTTCTATCAAATCGAAGTGCGCTACCGCCTCAATGAGCAGGACGACCGGCTGGTGCTGAAAGTGCCCGAGGATCAGGCGCCGGGGGAACTGGTGCACTTGTGGGACAAAGGAGAAGTTCTTTAG
- a CDS encoding M4 family metallopeptidase, translating into MTDQRSLRSFIPPYILNRIIAHGSERQRSSAMVTLTHVRTLRHTPGMPLPSAAATILPAPAQPGQVQRSIHDAQGKMLLPGMPARLEGQPATGDPAVDEAYDAMGASHDFFWKVLGRDSIDNQGFALIGSVHYGVAYENAFWNGAQMVFGDGDGEIFERFTRSLDVIGHELTHGVIESEAGLVYANQSGALNESISDVFGVLIKQRVLGQTAAEADWLIGADLLTPRIQGVGLRSMAHPGTAYDDPLLGKDPQPDHMRKFVITQEDNGGVHINSGIPNRAFYLVAQALGGFAWDKAGRIWYDTLCDKRLGSDASFEQFAQLTVAHARHRFGIDEARAVTQGWVEVGVKPSQEGS; encoded by the coding sequence ATGACCGATCAACGATCACTGCGCAGTTTCATTCCGCCCTACATTCTCAATCGAATCATCGCCCACGGCTCCGAGCGTCAGCGCTCCAGCGCGATGGTCACGTTGACCCACGTGCGCACACTTCGGCACACGCCGGGTATGCCGCTGCCTTCTGCTGCGGCGACGATCCTGCCCGCCCCGGCTCAACCCGGCCAGGTCCAGCGCAGCATTCATGATGCCCAAGGAAAAATGCTGCTGCCAGGCATGCCCGCGCGTCTTGAAGGTCAGCCGGCGACTGGCGATCCTGCGGTTGACGAGGCTTACGATGCAATGGGCGCCAGTCATGATTTTTTCTGGAAGGTGCTGGGCCGCGACTCCATCGACAATCAGGGTTTTGCGCTGATCGGCAGCGTGCATTACGGCGTGGCATACGAAAATGCATTCTGGAACGGCGCGCAGATGGTCTTCGGGGATGGCGACGGCGAGATCTTCGAGCGTTTCACTCGCTCGCTGGATGTGATCGGGCACGAACTGACCCACGGCGTGATCGAAAGCGAAGCCGGTCTGGTCTACGCCAACCAGTCCGGGGCATTGAACGAGTCGATATCGGATGTCTTCGGCGTGTTGATCAAGCAACGTGTGCTGGGTCAGACGGCTGCGGAGGCGGACTGGCTGATCGGCGCTGACTTGCTGACGCCGCGCATCCAGGGCGTCGGTCTGCGCTCGATGGCTCATCCAGGCACTGCTTACGACGACCCGCTGCTCGGCAAGGACCCCCAACCGGACCATATGCGCAAGTTCGTCATCACCCAGGAAGACAATGGCGGCGTGCACATCAATTCCGGCATTCCCAACCGGGCGTTTTATCTGGTGGCGCAAGCCCTGGGCGGCTTTGCCTGGGATAAGGCCGGGCGCATCTGGTACGACACGCTGTGCGATAAACGTTTGGGCAGTGACGCGTCATTCGAGCAGTTCGCGCAACTGACCGTTGCCCACGCTCGCCACCGTTTCGGCATCGACGAAGCCCGTGCGGTAACGCAAGGATGGGTCGAGGTGGGTGTCAAACCGAGTCAGGAGGGTTCATGA
- a CDS encoding FKBP-type peptidyl-prolyl cis-trans isomerase — translation MNDELQIIDIEPGDGKAAVKGALITTQYRGWLEDGTEFDSSYSRGMPFQCVIGTGRVIKGWDQGIMGMQVGGKRKLLVPAHLAYGERTMGKITPNSNLIFEIELLEVLTRDD, via the coding sequence ATGAACGACGAACTGCAAATAATCGACATCGAACCGGGCGACGGCAAAGCTGCCGTCAAAGGCGCCCTGATCACCACCCAGTATCGCGGCTGGCTGGAAGACGGCACCGAATTCGATTCTTCCTACAGCCGAGGCATGCCTTTCCAGTGTGTGATTGGCACGGGGCGGGTCATCAAGGGCTGGGATCAGGGCATCATGGGCATGCAGGTCGGCGGCAAGCGCAAGTTGCTGGTGCCGGCGCACCTGGCCTATGGCGAGCGCACCATGGGCAAGATCACGCCGAATTCGAACCTGATTTTCGAGATTGAATTGCTGGAAGTGCTGACGCGGGATGATTGA
- a CDS encoding SDR family NAD(P)-dependent oxidoreductase, translating to MHNEFQNRLAVVTGASSGIGLAVTERLLDQGARVLAMSRQLGELAGLAERFNDQLAWVDGDVTRPEDLARLADRAEALGPVDFVVPNAGIAQLAGGLDVSAFDRQWAVNGAGALNTLACLRSHLAESASVVFIGTFLAGVTFPGLAAYIASKAALIAHARTLAVELAPHGIRINTVSPGPTATPIWSTLGLKTEELGEVATAVNLRLLDGKFLEAGAVADVILFQLSRGARNVYGQDWVVDSGYTLG from the coding sequence ATGCACAATGAATTTCAGAATCGCCTGGCGGTGGTCACCGGCGCGAGCTCCGGCATTGGCCTGGCCGTCACCGAACGCCTGCTGGATCAGGGCGCTCGCGTATTGGCAATGTCACGCCAGCTCGGTGAACTGGCTGGATTGGCGGAACGCTTCAACGACCAGTTGGCCTGGGTCGATGGCGATGTGACCCGCCCGGAGGATCTCGCCCGGTTAGCCGATCGCGCCGAAGCCTTGGGGCCGGTGGATTTCGTGGTCCCCAATGCTGGCATCGCGCAACTGGCCGGAGGCCTTGATGTTTCGGCCTTCGACCGACAATGGGCAGTGAACGGTGCGGGGGCGCTGAATACCTTGGCGTGCCTGCGCAGCCATCTTGCAGAGTCCGCTTCAGTGGTGTTCATCGGTACGTTCCTGGCCGGAGTCACCTTTCCTGGGCTGGCCGCTTACATCGCCTCCAAGGCAGCCCTGATCGCCCATGCAAGAACCCTGGCGGTTGAGCTGGCGCCTCACGGAATCCGCATCAACACCGTCTCGCCCGGTCCAACGGCCACGCCGATCTGGTCGACCCTGGGACTCAAGACCGAAGAACTGGGCGAGGTCGCCACCGCGGTCAACCTGAGGCTGCTCGACGGGAAATTCCTGGAAGCCGGCGCGGTAGCGGACGTGATCCTGTTCCAGCTGAGTCGCGGCGCCCGCAACGTGTACGGGCAGGACTGGGTCGTCGACAGTGGCTACACGCTGGGATAA
- a CDS encoding D-cysteine desulfhydrase family protein, producing MQTQLDKSLSAFARADLLQGPTPIQRAERLEQLLGLVPRGIRLFLKRDDHMLLGGGGNKLRKLEFHIGAAQQAGVDTVITVGGVQSNHARLTAAVCARLSIDCELILTRSVPKSEVDYELNGNVLLDQLFGADLQVFAAGTDSLARAEARAAQLRDAGRKVLVISMGGSTPLGSLGYARCAAEIAQQEAELGLSFHQVVVPNGSAGTHAGLAAGFQLLGRGASIVKSWSVLSDRDSSATRTLKLTQDIVTLLGSNALVRSEDIVIDGSQLGEGYGLPTPAMRDAVRLMARAEGLLIDPVYSGKAFAGLVADLQQGRFRDGDNVLFVMTGGTPGLYAYRETFQD from the coding sequence ATGCAAACCCAACTGGACAAATCCCTGAGTGCTTTTGCGCGAGCAGACCTCCTGCAAGGCCCGACGCCCATTCAGCGCGCCGAACGTCTCGAACAGCTACTGGGCCTGGTGCCCCGCGGAATCCGCCTGTTTCTCAAGCGCGACGATCATATGTTGCTGGGCGGTGGCGGCAACAAACTGCGCAAACTCGAATTCCACATCGGCGCCGCGCAGCAGGCCGGCGTCGATACGGTCATCACCGTGGGCGGCGTCCAGTCCAACCATGCGCGGCTGACCGCAGCGGTCTGTGCACGCCTGAGCATCGACTGTGAATTGATCCTCACCCGCTCGGTGCCCAAGTCCGAGGTGGATTACGAACTCAACGGCAACGTGCTGCTCGATCAACTGTTTGGTGCCGATCTGCAGGTGTTTGCCGCAGGCACCGATTCGCTCGCGAGGGCCGAGGCCCGGGCCGCACAATTGCGGGACGCAGGGCGCAAGGTGCTGGTGATTTCCATGGGCGGGTCAACACCGCTGGGCAGCCTCGGCTATGCGCGCTGCGCGGCGGAAATCGCACAGCAGGAAGCCGAACTTGGGCTCTCATTCCATCAGGTTGTCGTGCCCAACGGCAGCGCCGGGACCCATGCCGGACTTGCCGCCGGGTTCCAGTTGCTGGGCCGAGGCGCATCGATCGTCAAATCCTGGTCGGTGCTATCGGATCGGGACTCATCAGCGACGAGAACGCTGAAATTGACGCAGGACATCGTGACGTTACTGGGCAGCAACGCCCTCGTAAGGTCCGAGGACATCGTGATCGACGGCAGTCAGTTGGGCGAGGGATACGGCCTGCCGACTCCCGCCATGCGAGACGCCGTACGCCTGATGGCTCGCGCGGAAGGTCTGTTGATCGACCCGGTGTACTCCGGCAAAGCGTTTGCCGGCCTGGTGGCCGATCTGCAGCAAGGTCGTTTCCGCGACGGCGACAACGTGCTGTTCGTGATGACCGGCGGGACGCCAGGGTTGTATGCCTACCGCGAAACGTTTCAGGATTAA
- a CDS encoding cytochrome P450, whose amino-acid sequence MDPIIAATHADPYPYYAQLRAQGGLVFHEGLQLWVASSAKAVAAVLAHAECHVRPTHEPVPKAIASGMAGKVFRQLMRMNEGERQRCPRSAIQPGLTMIDEDEITALVGARWVSPDADGLYKAMFRGPVCVVAALLGFTPAQGRAVSELTADFVACLSPLSDQAQLDAAHAAAEQLSGYFIELLDDPDNQSALLAGIRQRFAATSSDSDAMIANLIGLLSQTYEATAGMIGNALLALIQNPRWLNDSINIDDLVAETQRFDPSVQNTRRFVAAPCEIEGVSLQPGDVILVLLASANRDPQLNDQPDTFMLERAQRQSFTFGAGRHQCPGQRLALNIASATLTRILALKPALDRLTWHYRPSLNGRIPLFSQDTLLVTSG is encoded by the coding sequence ATGGACCCGATCATCGCTGCGACTCATGCCGATCCTTATCCTTATTACGCGCAGTTGCGTGCGCAGGGTGGGCTGGTTTTTCACGAAGGACTGCAACTGTGGGTCGCCAGCAGCGCCAAGGCTGTCGCTGCGGTGCTGGCGCATGCGGAGTGTCACGTGCGGCCGACTCATGAGCCCGTACCCAAGGCGATTGCCAGCGGCATGGCCGGCAAGGTCTTCCGGCAATTGATGCGAATGAATGAAGGCGAACGCCAGCGCTGCCCGAGGTCCGCCATTCAACCAGGGCTGACGATGATTGATGAAGATGAGATCACTGCGCTGGTCGGCGCGCGATGGGTCAGCCCGGACGCCGATGGGCTGTACAAGGCGATGTTCCGTGGCCCGGTTTGCGTGGTGGCGGCACTGCTGGGGTTCACGCCGGCGCAGGGTCGGGCCGTCAGTGAACTGACCGCAGATTTCGTCGCATGCCTGTCGCCCCTCAGCGATCAGGCGCAACTGGATGCGGCCCATGCGGCGGCGGAACAGTTGAGCGGCTATTTCATTGAGTTGCTGGATGACCCGGACAATCAAAGCGCCCTGCTCGCCGGTATCCGCCAGCGGTTTGCCGCGACCTCCTCCGACAGCGATGCAATGATCGCCAATCTCATCGGCCTGCTCTCCCAGACCTATGAGGCCACCGCCGGAATGATCGGCAACGCGTTGCTGGCGTTGATTCAAAACCCGCGGTGGCTGAACGATTCGATCAACATCGACGATCTGGTGGCTGAAACCCAGCGCTTCGATCCATCGGTGCAGAACACCCGCCGGTTCGTAGCCGCCCCCTGTGAAATCGAGGGTGTGAGCCTGCAGCCCGGCGATGTGATTCTTGTGCTGCTGGCCTCGGCCAATCGTGACCCGCAGCTCAATGACCAGCCTGACACTTTCATGCTCGAACGTGCGCAGCGTCAAAGTTTCACTTTCGGTGCAGGCCGTCATCAATGTCCGGGCCAGAGGCTGGCCCTGAACATCGCCAGCGCCACGTTGACGCGGATTCTGGCGTTGAAACCCGCACTGGACCGATTGACCTGGCACTACCGCCCTTCCCTCAACGGCCGGATTCCGTTGTTCTCGCAGGACACCCTATTAGTTACATCAGGTTAA
- a CDS encoding ArsR/SmtB family transcription factor, whose amino-acid sequence MNVEQHDVGVSQVAAAIAEPARTRILCSLMDGHARTSTELAAIAEVSASTASAHLAKLKELALVRLHVQGRHRYYSLADKRVAQALEALMVIGQNPAPTFNPRTPDRLQFARTCYDHMAGTLAVLLHDRMLEKGWLLESDEQAYRLSDSGEALFAGLGIEINDLNTLRRRFACPCLDWSMRRPHLGGSLGAALLQTAIKRKWVTQDLDSRALAVTALGRREIGARFDLKLPTPDVQQRREQREPLPTHELI is encoded by the coding sequence ATGAACGTAGAACAGCACGACGTCGGCGTTTCTCAAGTGGCCGCCGCGATTGCGGAACCGGCCCGCACCAGAATCCTCTGCTCATTGATGGACGGCCACGCCCGCACCAGCACCGAGCTGGCGGCGATTGCCGAGGTCAGTGCTTCCACTGCCAGCGCGCACCTGGCCAAACTCAAGGAACTAGCGCTGGTGCGCCTGCACGTTCAGGGGCGCCATCGCTATTACAGCCTGGCGGACAAGCGCGTGGCCCAGGCGCTGGAAGCGTTGATGGTGATCGGCCAGAACCCCGCGCCGACCTTCAACCCGCGCACGCCAGACCGCCTGCAATTTGCCCGTACGTGCTACGACCATATGGCCGGCACACTGGCTGTATTGCTGCATGACCGAATGCTGGAAAAAGGCTGGTTGCTGGAGTCCGATGAGCAGGCTTATCGGCTGAGCGACAGTGGCGAAGCGTTGTTTGCAGGACTGGGCATTGAGATCAACGACCTGAACACCTTGCGGCGGCGGTTCGCCTGTCCCTGCCTGGATTGGAGCATGCGCCGGCCGCACTTGGGCGGTTCGCTGGGGGCGGCGTTGCTGCAAACGGCGATCAAGCGCAAGTGGGTGACGCAGGACCTGGACAGTCGGGCGCTGGCGGTGACGGCGTTGGGGCGCAGGGAAATCGGCGCCCGGTTCGACTTGAAGTTGCCGACGCCAGACGTTCAGCAACGCCGTGAACAACGCGAGCCTTTGCCGACTCATGAATTGATCTGA
- a CDS encoding putative DNA modification/repair radical SAM protein: protein MELIDKLGILADAAKYDASCASSGAPKRSSEGKSGLGSTDGMGICHSYTPDGRCVSLLKVLLTNFCLYDCQYCVNRRSSDVPRARFTPEEVVTLTLDFYRRNCVSGLFLSSGIIRSADYTMEQLIRVAKLLREVHEFRGYIHLKTIPEADPALIEEAGRYADRLSVNIELPTDASLQTLAPEKQLGSIKQAMQTIYTGEQTVLNEPRAPKFAPAGQSTQMIVGADDTDDSTILHSAQTLYGNYRLRRVYYSAFSPIPNSPKSVPLAAPPLMREHRLYQADFLLRSYGFTAGELFKGPGHLALDIDPKLAWALENRDVFPLDLNRAEASLIARIPGIGLRTTERLVELRQQRRIRYEDLARMRCVLAKAKPFFITSDYHPQQAEVTSHLLYQQLRDRPQPQQMGLWG from the coding sequence ATGGAACTCATCGACAAGCTCGGCATTCTCGCCGATGCCGCCAAGTACGACGCATCCTGTGCCAGCAGCGGTGCGCCGAAGCGCAGCTCTGAAGGCAAGAGCGGGTTGGGCTCGACCGATGGCATGGGCATCTGCCACAGCTACACGCCGGACGGGCGCTGTGTGTCGTTGCTGAAGGTGCTGTTGACCAATTTCTGTCTCTATGACTGCCAGTACTGCGTCAATCGCCGCTCCAGCGACGTGCCTCGCGCACGCTTCACCCCGGAAGAAGTGGTGACGCTGACCCTGGATTTCTACCGGCGTAATTGCGTCAGCGGGCTGTTTCTCAGTTCCGGGATCATTCGCTCGGCGGACTACACCATGGAGCAGTTAATCCGTGTTGCGAAGTTGTTGCGCGAAGTCCATGAATTCAGAGGATATATTCACCTCAAGACCATTCCCGAAGCCGATCCGGCGCTGATCGAGGAAGCGGGGCGCTATGCCGATCGCCTGAGCGTCAACATCGAATTGCCCACCGATGCCAGCCTGCAAACCCTCGCCCCGGAGAAACAGCTCGGCTCGATCAAGCAAGCCATGCAGACCATCTACACCGGCGAGCAAACCGTCCTCAATGAGCCGCGTGCGCCGAAATTCGCCCCGGCCGGGCAGAGCACACAGATGATCGTTGGCGCCGATGACACCGACGACAGCACCATTCTCCACAGTGCGCAGACGCTTTACGGCAACTACCGATTGCGCCGGGTCTATTACTCGGCGTTCAGCCCGATCCCGAACAGCCCCAAGAGTGTGCCCCTGGCAGCGCCGCCGTTGATGCGTGAGCATCGCTTGTATCAGGCGGATTTCCTGTTACGCAGTTACGGTTTCACCGCTGGCGAATTGTTCAAAGGCCCGGGGCACCTGGCGTTGGACATCGACCCGAAACTGGCGTGGGCGTTGGAAAATCGAGACGTTTTCCCGCTGGACCTCAATCGCGCCGAGGCGTCGTTGATCGCCCGTATTCCCGGTATCGGCCTGCGCACCACCGAGCGCTTGGTGGAACTGCGTCAACAACGACGTATTCGCTATGAGGACCTGGCCCGAATGCGCTGCGTACTGGCCAAGGCCAAACCGTTTTTCATCACCAGTGACTACCACCCGCAGCAGGCCGAGGTCACCAGTCATCTGCTGTACCAGCAATTGCGTGACCGGCCGCAACCGCAGCAAATGGGGTTGTGGGGATGA
- a CDS encoding TIGR03915 family putative DNA repair protein produces the protein MINLDCDDLFDIWRQQARWLLSHEVDPSRVSWASEGVADLFASDESLPETQGPFQARIPRTLLDTLERAARYRGDQRWSLLYEVLWRVSHGDRTAMMAGDQLGSELQRRIKQIQRESHHLHAFVRFVALPESEGPHFAAWYEPAHDILHSASEHFIGRMGRHRWLIATPRDGVYYDGEQLIHHRQCPVEWQQLAQNIDDPHGDMWLTYYSHIFNPARLNPKVMQGHLPARFWKNLPEGALIPGLITQARTGKQQDGQASGIRGREGKRIVLADAERKQGS, from the coding sequence ATGATCAATCTGGATTGCGACGACCTGTTCGACATCTGGCGCCAGCAGGCACGCTGGCTGCTGAGTCACGAGGTTGATCCCAGTCGGGTAAGTTGGGCCAGTGAAGGCGTGGCCGATCTGTTTGCCAGCGACGAATCGCTGCCTGAAACACAGGGGCCATTTCAGGCGCGAATCCCGCGGACGTTGCTCGACACCCTTGAGCGCGCGGCCCGTTATCGCGGCGATCAGCGCTGGAGTTTGTTGTACGAGGTGTTGTGGCGTGTCAGCCATGGAGATCGCACCGCGATGATGGCGGGCGATCAGCTTGGCAGTGAATTACAGAGAAGAATCAAACAGATACAGCGTGAATCTCATCATTTACATGCATTCGTGCGGTTTGTCGCGCTGCCGGAAAGCGAGGGGCCGCACTTCGCTGCCTGGTACGAGCCGGCCCACGACATCCTGCACAGCGCCAGCGAACACTTCATCGGCCGAATGGGCCGCCATCGCTGGTTGATCGCTACACCCCGGGACGGGGTTTACTACGATGGCGAGCAGTTGATTCACCATCGCCAGTGCCCGGTTGAATGGCAGCAACTGGCGCAGAACATCGATGATCCCCATGGCGATATGTGGTTGACCTACTACAGCCATATCTTCAATCCGGCACGGCTGAACCCGAAAGTCATGCAGGGGCATTTACCGGCGCGATTCTGGAAGAACCTGCCTGAAGGTGCGCTGATTCCGGGGTTGATCACTCAGGCCCGGACCGGCAAGCAACAGGATGGACAGGCCAGCGGGATCAGGGGCAGGGAGGGCAAGCGCATCGTTCTGGCAGATGCCGAGCGCAAGCAAGGCTCATAA
- a CDS encoding branched-chain amino acid aminotransferase: MGNESINWDKLGFDYIKTDKRYLSHWRNGEWDKGTLTEDNVLHISEGSTALHYGQQCFEGLKAYRCKDGSINLFRPDQNAARMQRSCARLLMPLVSTEQFIEACKEVVRANERFIPPYGTGGALYLRPFVIGVGDNIGVRTAPEFIFSIFCIPVGAYFKGGLTPHNFLISSYDRAAPQGTGAAKVGGNYAASLMPGSQAKKAHFADCIYLDPMTHTKIEEVGSANFFGITHDNKFVTPNSPSVLPGITRLSLIELAKTRLGLEVVEGDVFIDKLSDFKEAGACGTAAVITPIGGISYNDHLHVFHSETEVGPVTQKLYKELTGVQTGEIEAPAGWIVKV, encoded by the coding sequence ATGGGTAACGAAAGCATCAATTGGGACAAGCTGGGTTTTGACTACATCAAGACAGACAAGCGCTATCTGTCGCACTGGCGTAATGGCGAGTGGGACAAAGGCACCCTGACCGAAGACAACGTGCTGCACATCAGCGAAGGCTCCACTGCCCTTCACTATGGCCAGCAGTGCTTCGAAGGCCTGAAGGCCTACCGTTGCAAGGACGGCTCGATCAACCTGTTCCGCCCGGACCAGAACGCCGCACGCATGCAACGCAGCTGCGCGCGCCTGCTGATGCCGCTGGTGTCCACCGAGCAGTTCATCGAAGCGTGCAAGGAAGTGGTTCGTGCCAACGAGCGTTTCATCCCGCCTTACGGCACCGGCGGCGCGCTGTACCTGCGTCCGTTCGTGATCGGCGTGGGTGACAACATCGGCGTGCGTACCGCACCCGAGTTCATCTTCTCGATCTTCTGCATCCCGGTCGGCGCTTACTTCAAGGGTGGCCTGACCCCGCACAACTTCCTGATCTCCAGCTACGACCGTGCCGCGCCACAAGGCACCGGCGCAGCCAAGGTCGGTGGCAACTACGCCGCCAGCCTGATGCCAGGTTCCCAGGCCAAGAAAGCGCATTTCGCCGACTGCATTTACCTGGACCCGATGACCCACACCAAGATCGAAGAAGTCGGTTCGGCCAACTTCTTCGGGATCACCCACGACAACAAGTTCGTGACCCCGAACTCGCCGTCGGTGCTGCCGGGCATCACCCGCCTGTCGTTGATCGAACTGGCCAAGACACGTCTGGGCCTGGAAGTGGTTGAAGGTGATGTGTTCATCGACAAGCTGTCCGACTTCAAAGAAGCCGGCGCTTGCGGCACTGCAGCCGTGATCACCCCGATCGGCGGCATCAGCTACAACGATCACCTGCATGTGTTCCACAGCGAAACCGAAGTCGGCCCGGTCACCCAGAAGCTCTACAAAGAGCTGACGGGCGTACAGACTGGCGAGATCGAAGCGCCAGCAGGCTGGATCGTCAAGGTTTGA